A window of Diabrotica virgifera virgifera chromosome 9, PGI_DIABVI_V3a contains these coding sequences:
- the LOC126891289 gene encoding uncharacterized protein LOC126891289, which yields MPKRHYIRRQVHQQEPHIFDLYQKPRFDDTIRKEEFRTYTPYIKSFNNSDVVEFIINQSDAFFAIHDTLLEIKGSIKKAGNGTVSLAPNAGSFLFDTCTYIQSSHDMEIVRDPGVVSTIRSLLCYTPEDSKFLSTAGWNYPNYPHLTGDAFSLLIPIKHIFNIFNDYTKLTYGRQVFRFVRARNDKDCIVVQEPTGSTTVTTVSLTIASMELKVKHVFPNDDVKIELMTPIKNNTPITIPFRKWELNELPSLTAGSRREIWSVKTTSAVERPRYVIVAFQTSKRDDIHADPTLFDHIRMSSVRVVINGDYWPNERMQLDFTKNDYAIAHYNYTEFFPSYARSLTKHPILDYSAFKRYALFVFDCSKQDDTSFRSGTVDVKLEIEADEGFPAGTRAYCLIVHDSLLEYFPLTEVVKNII from the coding sequence ATGCCAAAACGCCACTATATTCGACGCCAGGTTCATCAGCAGGAACCACATATTTTCGATCTTTACCAAAAACCTCGGTTCGACGATACTATTAGAAAAGAAGAATTTCGTACATATACACCTTACATCAAGTCATTTAATAATAGTGATGTTGTCGAGTTTATCATAAATCAATCAGATGCATTTTTTGCGATACACGACACACTTTTAGAAATTAAAGGAAGTATCAAGAAAGCTGGTAATGGAACTGTTTCTCTTGCGCCGAATGCTGGATCCTTCTTGTTTGATACCTGTACATACATCCAAAGTTCACATGACATGGAAATAGTTCGAGATCCAGGTGTAGTCAGCACTATTCGCAGTTTGTTGTGTTATACACCTGAAGATTCCAAATTTCTCAGTACTGCAGGATGGAACTATCCGAATTATCCACATTTAACAGGGGACGCCTTTAGTTTACTGATTCCAATCAAAcatattttcaacattttcaaCGATTACACTAAATTAACCTATGGTCGTCAAGTGTTTCGCTTTGTTCGAGCGCGTAATGATAAAGATTGCATTGTTGTCCAAGAACCTACTGGTTCCACGACGGTAACAACAGTATCATTAACCATCGCCAGCATGGAACTCAAGGTCAAACATGTCTTTCCCAATGATGATGTGAAAATCGAATTAATGACTCCGATTAAGAATAATACACCGATAACCATACCTTTCCGTAAATGGGAGCTCAATGAACTACCTTCACTTACGGCAGGATCTCGACGAGAGATATGGAGTGTAAAGACAACTTCAGCTGTTGAACGTCCACGCTACGTTATTGTAGCTTTTCAAACTTCTAAACGAGATGATATTCACGCTGATCCGACGCTATTCGATCACATTAGAATGTCCAGCGTACGAGTGGTTATTAATGGTGACTATTGGCCTAACGAGAGAATGCAATTGGATTTCACAAAAAATGATTACGCTATAGCTCACTACAATTATACTGAATTCTTTCCCAGTTATGCTCGTTCGCTAACAAAACATCCCATCTTAGATTACTCTGCATTTAAAAGATAtgctttgtttgtttttgactGTTCCAAGCAGGATGATACATCGTTTAGATCCGGAACTGTCGATGTTAAGTTGGAAATCGAAGCAGATGAAGGTTTTCCAGCAGGTACTCGAGCTTACTGTTTAATTGTTCACGACAGCCTACTCGAATACTTTCCACTAACTGAAGTtgtcaaaaatataatttaa
- the LOC126891287 gene encoding matrix metalloproteinase-18-like, which yields MHINKVVLLIATSISFCLGGNFTETNAVSWLEQYGYITTSETASTDITETLEQFQERYNLPVDGKLNKETMELMQKPRCTQGDNAYAVKSAWKKFDIKWYFPQATPQALTVTKRVFEIWEEASKFKFTYLRIPDPNPDITITVVPKQHYFRYNCQGNDECPFKFTSGILAHSYFPPTSGCIEIHMNSNLTWDFSLNSTAEGRTNFFAVLLHEVGHALGLAHISDKKAVMYPFYETFPSHITDDDKRGLEKLYGHKSKSASIPTQPRSSSPTTTERSRTTTAARTNKSKQNIITNVCELEYPDLIFLAYAPSFPTYRMYIVSKDLVWKYDLNNEKIPTNAEQFIRYFPRGITNVTHVFQSSNGDMIGVSRNRIYAAAFPSLRIHTDNMVPEINNARSINGLFQTNSGKKFVCFDGSFIEFNDKDIISRGRISDVFPGIPNDITSAFNYIDGHIYFLKHNVYYKFNEFTRSVIEKGTFNWNMLGIPCPDNGLIKQLKSLLSKVNLFYE from the coding sequence ATGCATATCAATAAAGTTGTTCTGCTCATCGCAACCAGCATAAGTTTTTGCTTAGGTGGAAATTTTACTGAGACAAATGCAGTGTCATGGCTAGAACAATATGGTTACATCACCACAAGTGAAACTGCCAGTACTGATATTACTGAAACACTAGAACAGTTTCAAGAAAGATATAATTTACCGGTAGATgggaaattaaataaagaaacgATGGAGTTAATGCAGAAACCACGATGTACACAAGGAGACAATGCTTACGCTGTAAAATCAGCATGgaaaaaatttgatataaaatggtattttccaCAAGCAACCCCTCAAGCTTTGACAGTCACTAAAAGAGTATTTGAAATATGGGAAGAAGCATCAAAATTTAAGTTTACTTATCTGAGAATCCCAGATCCAAATCCGGATATAACTATAACAGTAGTTCCAAAACAGCACTATTTTCGATACAATTGTCAGGGTAACGACGAATGTCCTTTTAAATTTACAAGTGGTATATTAGCACATTCTTATTTTCCACCTACATCTGGGTGCATAGAAATTCATATGAATAGCAATCTAACATGGGATTTCAGTTTAAATTCTACAGCAGAAGGTCGAACAAATTTCTTTGCAGTCCTTCTCCATGAAGTTGGTCACGCTTTAGGTTTAGCACACATTAGCGATAAGAAGGCTGTAATGTATCCCTTTTATGAAACCTTTCCTTCTCACATAACTGATGATGATAAAAGAGGCTTAGAAAAGTTATATGGACATAAAAGTAAATCTGCATCTATTCCAACTCAACCTAGGAGTAGTTCACCAACTACAACAGAAAGATCTAGGACAACCACAGCAGCTAGGACTAATAAATCAAAGCAAAATATAATAACGAATGTATGTGAATTGGAATATCCAGATTTAATATTTTTAGCGTATGCTCCATCATTTCCAACATACCGAATGTATATAGTAAGTAAGGATCTGGTATGGAAATATGACTTAAATAATGAAAAGATACCCACCAATGCTGAACAATTTATAAGATACTTTCCAAGGGGAATTACGAACGTGACACATGTTTTTCAAAGTTCCAATGGAGATATGATTGGTGTAAGCAGAAATCGTATATATGCAGCAGCATTTCCTAGCTTAAGAATTCATACAGATAACATGGTACCTGAAATCAATAACGCAAGAAGTATTAACGGTTTATTCCAAACAAATTCAggaaaaaaatttgtttgttttgatGGTTCATTTATTGAATTTAATGATAAAGACATTATCTCAAGAGGACGCATAAGTGACGTTTTTCCAGGAATACCAAATGATATTACATCAGCATTTAATTACATCGATGGACATATATATTTCTTAAAGCACAACGTCTATTACAAGTTTAATGAATTTACAAGAAGTGTCATTGAAAAAGGTACTTTTAATTGGAATATGTTGGGGATCCCTTGTCCTGATAATGGATTAATAAAACAACTGAAATCCTTATTATCTAAAGTaaatttattttatgaataa
- the LOC126891286 gene encoding uncharacterized protein LOC126891286 — protein sequence MGMLKVNTTFCGEFIKKAEEVENLERKYFNTKNEVIDVTTDLNYWFEVYVKNIVLTDLSEFEESQSGWALNQIISLEININKFEMAKGASSYIQLHPKVTKKRACINVKNNDQACFAWAIVSALYSVNINTNKTTSYPHYTTVLNLKGLTFPVTLNQISLFEKNNENISVNVFELNVKDELFNFSVLPVRLTKQKREKHVNLLIVQNKYYFNNEVDNVGPWSGGRDEDLIHFHYIWIKDLGKLVKSQLSKHNGKKYICDRCLNYFYTKEKLDAHIIYCEKIDDCKISFTKEPYVKFKNFVYKEKLPFLVYADFESLLVPLRASHSTPSTTSTHPYQRHTAYSAGLYFKCNYDDNFSFYKSHVGLDCMSWFSHEIDNLAQFIHSKLINIQPMNVEVSLKDATERCHICNRKFLEKDRIVRDHCHLTGNFRGFAHNGCNLNYKKAFVVPIAFHNMSGYDSHFIIKDLAKMYDISILPVNKEKYISFTVYHKKTNIRFRFIDTFRFMGSSLDSLVSTLKPENFGILRKQFPNLDDETFKLLTKKGVFFYDYLDKIERLDETKLPNKEKFYNKLNDEHISDSNYAHAKLVWEKFNMKTLWDYSNLYMKTDILLLAVVFETFRDTCFKTYGLDPGHYYTIPGFTWDAMLKYTGCHLETIQDVDMLLFYERGIRGGISQCCNRMGEANNKYMMNYDPSKPSKYLMYLDVNNLYGWAMSEPLPYGGFHWDDTNIDVMSIPDDAKEGYILEVDLSYPENLHDYHKDLPFCVEHCKPPGSKQSKLLSTLYNKTNYVIHYRNLKQAISHGLVLTKIHKVLRFKQMTWLKGYIALNTQLRAQAKTSFEKNLYKLMNNAVFGKTMENQRKHRLVKLVNKWEGRVGARNLIASPKFHSRVIFDQSLMAVELKKAEIIFNKPLYVGMAILELSKTCIYEFHYDYMLQKFPLNQNKLLYIDTDGLIYETECNDIYEEMIKPDIHRFDTSDYPPNNPWNIPLVNKKVPGLMKDENNSKIMTHFVGLRSKQYTYKVAGEKDVKKSKGVKMNVVKMKINFDDYLNCLKSFRETAETKSLFYATQRCIQSKLHEVYSIEQTKIALNPFDDKRHLLSNTFDTLPWGHYSITHR from the coding sequence ATGGGCATGTTAAAAGTAAATACTACATTTTGTGGGGAATTTATCAAAAAAGCTGAGGAGGTGGAAAATTtagaaagaaaatattttaatactaaaaaTGAAGTTATTGATGTGACTACCGATTTAAATTATTGGTTTGAAGTTTacgttaaaaatattgttttgaccGATTTATCTGAATTTGAGGAATCTCAGAGTGGTTGGGCACTGAATCAAAttatatctttagaaataaacattaataaatttgaaATGGCTAAAGGAGCCTCATCGTATATTCAATTGCATCCTAAAGTTACCAAAAAACGAGCTTGTATCAATGTTAAGAATAACGACCAGGCTTGTTTTGCTTGGGCCATTGTATCAGCCCTATATTCAGTTAACATAAACACTAACAAAACTACTTCATATCCTCATTACACCACTGTCCTTAATTTAAAAGGTCTTACATTTCCAGTAACTCTAAATCAAATTTCCCtctttgaaaaaaataatgaaaatatttccGTTAATGTTTTCGAGTTAAATGTTAAAGATGAGCTTTTCAATTTTTCGGTACTTCCTGTGAGATTAACTAAACAAAAACGGGAAAAACATGTCAATCTGTTGAtagttcaaaataaatattattttaataatgaagTGGACAACGTCGGACCATGGAGTGGTGGACGTGATGAAGATCTAATACATTTTCACTATATTTGGATAAAAGATTTAGGCAAACTTGTCAAGTCACAACTTTCTAAACACAATGGAAAGAAATATATATGTGACAgatgtcttaattatttttatacaaaagaAAAGTTGGATGCTCATATCATCTACTGTGAAAAGATAGATGACTGCAAAATAAGTTTCACCAAAGAACCatatgtcaaatttaaaaactttgtttacaaagaaaaattgCCATTCCTAGTATACGCAGATTTTGAATCACTGCTCGTTCCTCTTCGCGCATCCCACTCAACACCATCAACTACGTCAACGCATCCATATCAAAGACACACAGCGTACAGTGCCGGATTATATTTTAAGTGTAATTATGACGATAATTTTTCATTCTACAAAAGTCATGTGGGTTTGGATTGTATGTCATGGTTTTCACATGAAAttgacaatttagctcaatttattcattcaaaattaataaatattcaacCCATGAACGTTGAAGTAAGTTTAAAAGATGCTACTGAGAGATGTCACATTTGTAATAGAAAATTTTTGGAGAAGGATCGAATTGTAAGAGACCATTGTCATTTGACTGGCAATTTTAGAGGTTTTGCACACAATGGGtgcaatttaaattataaaaaagcaTTTGTGGTTCCAATAGCCTTCCACAATATGAGTGGTTACGACTCGCATTTCATAATAAAGGATTTAGCGAAAATGTACGACATTTCCATTTTACCAgtcaacaaagaaaaatatattagtttCACAGTTTACCATAAAAAGACAAATATTAGATTCCGGTTCATTGATACTTTTAGATTTATGGGGAGTTCATTAGATAGCTTAGTTTCAACTTTGAAGCCAGaaaattttggaattttaagaaaACAATTTCCAAATTTAGATGATGAAACGTTCAAGTTGTTAACTAAAAAAGGAGTATTCTTTTATGATTATTTAGATAAAATTGAACGGTTGGATGAAACAAAGTTGCCAAATAAAGAAAAATTCTACAATAAACTGAACGATGAGCATATATCAGATTCAAATTATGCTCACGCTAAATTAGTGTGGGAGAAATTTAACATGAAGACTCTTTGGGATTACAGTAATTTATACATGAAGACAGATATACTTCTTTTGGCTGTAGTTTTCGAAACTTTTCGAGACACATGCTTCAAGACATATGGATTAGATCCAGGACACTACTATACCATCCCAGGTTTTACATGGGATGCAATGCTCAAGTATACAGGATGTCACTTGGAAACTATACAAGATGTTGATATGCTTTTATTCTATGAACGAGGTATACGTGGAGGTATATCACAGTGTTGTAACCGGATGGGGGAGGCTAACAACAAATACATGATGAATTACGATCCATCTAAACCTTCTAAATATCTCATGTACCTTGATGTTAACAATCTATATGGTTGGGCGATGAGTGAACCTCTCCCTTATGGAGGTTTCCATTGGGATGATACAAATATCGATGTTATGTCAATACCTGACGATGCAAAAGAGGGATACATTCTTGAAGTTGATCTCTCTTATCCAGAAAACTTACATGACTACCATAAAGATTTACCGTTTTGTGTAGAGCATTGCAAACCTCCTGGTTCCAAACAATCTAAACTCTTGTCCACTCTGTACAATAAAACTAACTACGTTATTCACTACAGGAACCTAAAACAGGCTATATCACATGGATTAGTTCTTACTAAAATTCATAAGGTATTGAGATTCAAGCAAATGACTTGGTTAAAAGGTTACATTGCTCTTAATACACAATTGAGGGCTCAAGCTAAAACAAGCTTTGAGAAAAACTTATACAAGCTCATGAACAACGCTGTATTCGGGAAGACCATGGAGAACCAAAGGAAGCATAGGCTGGTGAAACTAGTAAATAAATGGGAGGGACGCGTAGGTGCTCGAAATTTGATTGCTAGCCCGAAGTTTCATAGTCGCGTTATTTTCGATCAATCATTAATGGCAGTAGAATTAAAGAAAgctgaaattatttttaataaaccaTTGTATGTTGGAATGGCAATTTTAGAACTTTCTAAAACCTGCATATATGAATTTCATTATGACTATATGTTACAAAAATTCccattaaatcaaaataaattgctTTATATTGATACTGATGGATTGATTTATGAAACTGAATGTAATGATATATACGAGGAAATGATTAAGCCTGACATTCATAGATTTGATACAAGCGATTATCCCCCAAATAATCCTTGGAATATTCCTTTAGTAAACAAAAAAGTGCCAGGTCTAATGAAAGatgagaataactcaaaaatcaTGACTCACTTCGTTGGTCTTCGTTCAAAGCAATATACATATAAAGTGGCTGGGGAGAAAGATGTTAAAAAGTCGAAAGGGGTTAAGATGAATGTTGTAAAGATGAAAATTAACTTTGATGATTATTTGAATTGTTTGAAAAGTTTTCGTGAAACTGCCGAAACAAAATCACTTTTTTATGCAACACAGCGTTGTATACAATCTAAATTACATGAAGTTTACAGTATTGAGCAAACTAAAATAGCCTTAAACCCTTTTGATGACAAACGGCACTTACTCTCCAACACTTTTGATACGTTGCCCTGGGGCCACTACAGTATAACACATAGGTGA